The region GTCGCCCACGACCTCGCGGCGCAGGTCGTCGGCGATGCCGGCCAGGGTGTCCAGCGCGGCTCCGTCGCAGGTCATCAGGGCCATCGCGGCGGCGGTGTGTGGCTCCTCGAGCAGCGCCGCCGGGTCGGACCCGGCCAGGTCCAGGCCGGCGCGGACCTCGGAGTCGAGCCGTTGCGGCGCGGCTCCGCTCGGCAGCTGGGCGCGCAGCTCGTCCCAGTCGCCGTAGACGGTGTCGAAGTCGCCGCGGCGGTCGCCGGTGCGACCGACCGTGTCGATGCTGCTGTGCAGGTCGGTGCGTCCGATCGACTCGAATCCGCCGTCGGGCTCCTGCCACTCCCGGCCGACCGGCACGGCGTCCTCCGACGCCAGACCGTCCGGTGTGGACAGCGCGGCGACGTGGCCCGCGATGCGCGGGTCGATCCACTGCGTGCTGTCCCCGGCCAGCCCCGCGCGCACGTAGCGCGGGTAGGCGGTCAGCCGCTCGCGCATGCCGAAACCGCCCTCGGCGGTGCGCGCGGCGAGGTCGTCGATGTGCGGCCACGGGTGTTCGGGGTTGACGTGGTCGGGCGTCACCGGCGACACCCCGCCCCAGTCGTCGATCCCGGCGCGCAGCAACAGCAGCAGCTCGTCGCCGACGAGGTTCGGGGGCGCCTGCACGCTCACGTCCGACGGCATCAGCAGCCGGGCGACGGCGGTGGTCGCGGCCAGGTCCTGCAGGTCGGCGTCGGGCATGCCGCGCATCCGGGTGTCGGGCTTGGCCCGGAAGTTCTGGACGATGATCTCCTGCAGGTGCCCGTACTGGCGGGCGCTGCGGCGCAGCGCCATCAGCGACTCGGCGCGTTCGGTCCTGGTCTCACCGATCCCGATCAGGATGCCGCTGGTGAACGGCACGCCCACGCGCCCGGCGTCGGAAAGCACCCGCAGCCGCACCGCGGGCTCCTTGTCCGGGCTGGCGTAGTGCGGGTTGCCCTTCTCGCTCCACAGCCGCTCGGAGGTCGTCTCCAGCATCATGCCCATGCTGGCGGCGACCGGCTTGAGCCTGGTCAGCTCCGACCAGCTCAGCACCCCCGGGTTGAGGTGCGGCAGCAGCCCGGTCTCCTCCAGCACCGCGACGGCGCAGGACCGTACGTAGTCCACTGTGGAGGAATACCCGCGCGCGTCCAGCCACTCGGCGGCGGCGGGCCAGCGGTCCTCCGGGCGGTCGCCGAGGGTGAACAGCGCTTCCTTGCACCCCGCCGCCGCGCCCCGCCGCGCGATCTCCAGGACCTCCTCGCGCTCCAGGTAGGCGGACTCGACCCGGTGCGGCACCGTCGCGAAAGTGCAGTAGTGGCAGCGGTCCCGGCACAGCCGGGTGAGCGGGATGAAGACGTTGCGGCTGTAGGTGACGACCCCCTGGCGCCCCTCGGCCAGC is a window of Saccharopolyspora erythraea NRRL 2338 DNA encoding:
- a CDS encoding bifunctional FO biosynthesis protein CofGH, coding for MRRALRRATDGVSLDVTEAAVLLHARGDDLDALLAAAGRARDAHLLAEGRQGVVTYSRNVFIPLTRLCRDRCHYCTFATVPHRVESAYLEREEVLEIARRGAAAGCKEALFTLGDRPEDRWPAAAEWLDARGYSSTVDYVRSCAVAVLEETGLLPHLNPGVLSWSELTRLKPVAASMGMMLETTSERLWSEKGNPHYASPDKEPAVRLRVLSDAGRVGVPFTSGILIGIGETRTERAESLMALRRSARQYGHLQEIIVQNFRAKPDTRMRGMPDADLQDLAATTAVARLLMPSDVSVQAPPNLVGDELLLLLRAGIDDWGGVSPVTPDHVNPEHPWPHIDDLAARTAEGGFGMRERLTAYPRYVRAGLAGDSTQWIDPRIAGHVAALSTPDGLASEDAVPVGREWQEPDGGFESIGRTDLHSSIDTVGRTGDRRGDFDTVYGDWDELRAQLPSGAAPQRLDSEVRAGLDLAGSDPAALLEEPHTAAAMALMTCDGAALDTLAGIADDLRREVVGDDVTYVVNRNINFSNICYVGCRFCAFAQRERDADAYRLSPQEVADRAEEAWLAGATEVCMQGGIDPKLPVSGYADLVRAVKQRVPEMHVHAFSPMEIVSASAKAGVSVEEWLSELAEAGLGSIPGTAAEILDDDVRWVLTKGKLPAAEWIEVISTAHRLGIPSSSTMMYGHVDTPEHWLGHLRTLAGVQDTAASNGAGGFTEFVPLPFVHRNAPIYLAGLARPGPTRRDNRAVHAMARILLHGRIDNVQCSWVKLGDEGTSEVLTGGANDLGGTLMEETISRMAGSEHGSARTIEELHEAAARVGRPARQRGTTYGRVGRVQLAVTETGDGSPG